ATTATTTTGCATTCGCAAGTTGTCATCACTTAACAACGATTACTGTTGGTGCCCTTAATCCCGATCTTGAAATTGGCGAAAATGCATTTGAGGGTGTTGATGCTGGTATATCTGATGACTACACTCTGATAGATATGGGCTACTTGCGAACCGGTGGTGAAATCATTCCAACTGATACAACTGCGCTAAATTCTGCCATGAAAATTCGTGATACGATTAATTATTGGGCGCAAAATAATTACCTTGATGATGTTGGATATAGGTATCCCGCAGATTATACGGGCACATATACCGCCGAAAACGACTGGTACATCAACACCAAGGTCAACTTTACCTACCTCGATGAAAATGACCAACCAATCACTAGTGGTACGGATGGTTCCCCGGTTGTTGGCCTAGCAGATGCTGATGTTCGAGTTTCCGATGAGTACCCGGTACCTACCGCTCCTGAAATTGTCGGTTACACGAACGGCACAGCTGATGGCGGATCAGTCCAAACAATTACCTCACTGAATCAGACGATTACCTACCACTATGCTCGTGCCATGGCGCAACCCGTGACAATTTTCTGGGTTGATACTGATGGCAACCAATTGGACTCAGAAACACTCACAGATGTGCCTAGTAATGAACTTGATTTAACGCCAAAGGTACTGGTTGGTTATACATTCAAAGCCGTGCATGGTACCAAGGTTACCGCTGCCAGTTCTCGGGCCGTTACTGATTTTGATTGGGACGACGCTGACGAAACCCCAGTTTTACCCAAGTTAACCTATGGTGAAAACGCTGGACGCAATTATAAATTCGTTTATGCTAAAGTCGCAACTGACGTTAATAAGCCGGTTACCGATAGTCCAAGTTCAACTCCCAAACCATCAGGATCTGGCGAACCACATACCGGTACCACCGATAAAACGCCTAGCACTAGTAGCAGCGCTACACCTGATTCGCCCAAGACTCCAAGTGAGCTTCCAAGTTCCGGTGGGCTTCCAGGTTCCGGTGGGGGTACTAATACTAACAATACAACCCCGTCAACTGGTAAAACTACCACTACTGGTAACAAAACCATACTACTGAATACACCCATTAACCGCAATATTCCGGCTTACATCACGCCTAGTCAAACGTTGCCTAAATCTGGTAAGCGCACTAACTACCTCATCCCCGCCCTTGGAACCGCAATCCTTGCAGGCGTCGTTGGGTTGTATGTATTTGGCAAGAAGCGTAAGTCATAACTTTATATATTATTTATCGGAAGTACCAATATCTCACCAAATCAAAAAAAGGGCTCTATTCCGTCTGACGTGGGTTGGGCGAAATTAAGCTTGTGAAATAACCCTGGAATCTTAACGGATTTCGGGGTTTTATTCTGTCATCAATTTAGTGAATTGTGATGTTAAAACGTGTTTATTTAATAATTGGAGACGAATTCGATGGAAGAAGTTAGCGGGTTTAGCGTAACCATAGGCGGTCCGTTTCATTTGTTTGATACGTCGATTAATGCCTTCAATACGCCCGTTACTGGCTTTAACTCTAAACGATTCAATGATGCCACGTCTGTATTTCTTATAAGTTTTGATGACCGTATCCATGGGCGTGCCAGTAGTTTTATAGTTTTAAGTTAGCGCGGACGAATTCATCTTCCTTGCGGCTGTTTACGGCCGTAAAATAAGCTGATAGATTTCGCAAGCAATGCCCAAGTTGGGCATTGGGTATAGACTCATCAAGGATTGTCGATGGTGAAAAGCGTATGATTAATGCCTTTGAACCAGCGCGAATGCGGAAAATATCATACTTTTGACTCGTTGGTTTAAGGAAAAGTTTCCAGTTGGACTTGAGAATTTTGTAGATTCGAGTACGGTTGTCGACAGTGTTTTGGTACCCAGTTCGGACAGATTGAACGGCTTTCATCGCCAGTTGGACAGTATGAAAGCGGTCGATAACGACCTGTGCGTTAGGAAACATCCGCCGGACAACAGTTTGATAGTTGGCGTTCATATCAGTGACCACAAGTTTCACACATTTACGATTTTTTAACGAGAAATTCGCCAAATAGCCCCTAACTTTAGCGTTCGTGCGCTCTGGGAAAATCTCGATAAAATCAGAATTCGAGCCATTGATCATTTCGAAGCCGTAGCGATTTTTCATGTATTGAACTTCATCAATACAAATAACTGGTGGGAGTTGTTGTTCATAGTTTGGCCGGTAACGGTCAGCTGTGGCGTTGAGAAGTTTATGAATCTTAGTGTGTGATAGTTTGAGGATATATGAAATCAACTTGGCTGAGATATCAAATCGTGCGAGGTCGAGTATTTGAAGCAATAAAGGGCGTGTAATTTTAGATTGTCCCGTAAAATCATGGATTGGGCGACAAACAGTACGGGCGCAGCCGTTAACACTTATAACGTTTTTTTGTCGAGATGTAGGACTTGATGATAAACCGTTTGTGGAAGGCAATACGTGAACCGGAATATTCGTGGAATGGCGATACAAACTTGAATGAGCACAGTAGGGCACATCAGGCATAACATCAAGCGTAGCGGCGTAATTAAGGGTTGCGTAATCATGTTTGTCATTCTGAGTAAGATAGTTGAACTCACCATCATCAGTAATGTGAAAATTGAAATTTGGGTCTGTTAATCCAGTGGCACGTAAGATAGAATTATTAGTGGGCATATGTCGTATTTCCTTTTCTGTTTGTGTGAGAACTTCAGAATAACAAGGAAAGACGATGTATGTCTTTTTATTTTGGGAAAAGTTTGTGAAATTTGAATACCAAAAAAGCGTGAGATATTGAAATCCCACGCTAAAAAAAATACAGCCAAAAAAAGGCTTAACCACACACATTTGTGCATGGTTAAGCCTTTTTTGAGTTACGTTCCAGTCCTATCAGTTCACGTAGACTGAACTGAATTTTATGCCTGTTTATTTACGCAATTGTTCATTGGGGTATACAATCACCTTCAATGAACCGGCTTTATTGGTTCGTGTTTGTTCCAATGCGGCTTGCGTTTCTTCAAGTGGATAGAAATCTGTTAACAAGGTTTCGACCAATTCTGTATTTTGGGCCAAAATCTTGATTCCTGTTGCGTAGTTGTTGGCGTAACGGAAAATCCCGTAAATCGTCGTTTCGTGGTCGGTCATGAATGGCACGTTCAATGGCACGGCGTCGGTTGTTGGCACTCCAATGTAGGCCAAACTACCACCGCGGCTCAACGCTGCCAAAGCAGTTTGTTCGCCACCAACGTTACCAGAGGCTTCAATGGCAAAGTCCACGCCTTCTCCGTCCGTCAAGCTCATAATTGAATCCAGCACGCTCGTTTCCTTGATGTTAATCGCATCAGTTGCACCCAATTTCAGGGCCGTATCCAAGCGCAATTTTTCAGCATCGCTGACGATAATCGTTGTGGCACCAAATGCTTTTGCTGCCAAGATTGCTAACAAACCAACTGGTCCCATGCCAGAAATCAAGACCGTAGAACCTGGGTTAATGCCCAATTTTTCAGACGCGTGAATGCCGACTGAGAATGGTTCGTTTAATGTCGCAACTTCATATGAAATGTTATCTGGTAATGAGAAGAGAAAGTCTTGTGGGTAAACGATTAATTCTGACAAGTCACCGTCGAAAGGTGGAGTTGCCATGAATTGCATGTTAGGGCACAAGTTATACTTACCTTTACGGCAATTTTTGCAATGACCGCACGGAACGCCGGGTTCAATCGCCACCCGATCGCCACGCTTTAACTTGCTAACCTCATCCCCCACTGCGACAACTACGCCGGAGCTTTCGTGCCCAAGAATCAAGGGCTTTTTAACCACGAAGTCGCCGATGTGTCCGGTATCGTAGTAGTGCACGTCAGATCCGCAAAGACCGACTGCGACAATTTTAACTAGTACATCGGTGGGCTTCATTGCCTTTAATGGTGTATCTTTCAATTCAATATCGAACACCTTATTTAAGACCGCACTACGCGTCGTTGCTGGTAAGGTATCCTTAGTAATGTTTGGAATTTCAATATTCTTTAATTCTTTTGCCATGTTCATTTTCCCCCATGTTTGCATGCATTTTAAATTTTCCCCCTGAAGCTATTTTAATACTGCATCACACTCACATCCCCCCATTATGTTCAAAATTCATTTAACGCCAACGACAAATTATTTACTGAGTTCCTTCATTGCCAGTGCAAAATTCCCCATCGTAGCGGAACCATTGTCCTTCACAACTGGCAATGTCAGATATTCATTTAAATCTTTAACTTCAATATAATCATTTAACAATTCGGCAAATTGCGTGCGCACCTTCGCTAAGAACGTTTCACTCATCACACCACCGCCAAAGACAATCTTGTCGGGCCGCAAAGTTAGTGTCGCTTGCAAAGCTGCTTGAGCTAAATAGTAAGCCATAATATCCCAAACGTGATCATCTGATTTGACATCTTGCCCTTTTTTTCCAGTACGGGCTTCAAATGTTGGTCCGGCCACTAAGCCTTCCAAACAATCGCCGTGATACGGACAGATGCCGGCGAACGTCAGATCATCGGGATGCCGTTTTACGCGGACATGTCCCATTTCAGGGTGCCCAGTTGTGCCAAGAAATTCGCCATCAACCACGATTCCGGCTCCGACCCCAGTTCCGACGGTATAATATACAATGCTATCGTTTTTTTCATTGAATAACGTTGCTGCCGTATATTCGCCATATGCCGACCCGTTCACATCCGTGGTCCATGCGATCGGGACTTTAATTGCTTTACTGATGGTTCCCACAAAATCTGTATCCGACCAATTGGGCTTTGGCGTCTTAGTCACATACCCGTATTTAGGATCATTGCGCCTAATTTCAATTGGTCCAAACGATGCAATCCCCAATGCATCGAGTTCTGGAAATTGTGCAAAAAATGCAATTGTTTTGGCGAGCGTCTCTTCAGGGCTCGTCGTTTTAAAAGTCGTTTTGGTTTGCACGCGATAATCTTCATCACCAACCGCACACACAAATTTGGTTCCCCCGGCTTCCACACTCCCTAATAACATGACTCTTCCCCCTTTGTAAGCATTCACTGATTGTTATATTCGTAAATCCTTTTACATCGAGAAGCTTAACACACCTTATCCCGAAATGAAAGCGCTCTCATCATGCTCAATAGTGAGCTTCTGGGCAACCCGCGCTGGTACTGATTTCAGCGGATTAACCTGTTTTTACCGGTTAAATGTATTTCCGCAAAAAACGATTTTGGTAGATTAATCCACCAAAATCGTTTTTGTAATTCCAAATTTGTAACTGATAACTACAATGTGCAAAAGCAGGCGTTGATTTAGCGTGCGGAATTCACACCATCATGAACGCAACTTCTCTTACCGGCAACGGCCCTACTTAATCCACATTGGTCGATCGCCGTCAGTATTCGGTTTATTTACCCCGATTGATTCACCAAGTTCTTGCTCAGGATGGTTAACCAAATCGGCCACTAGCATCGCCACGGCTTCCCGCGCAACTTCAGTCCCCTTGAATGCTTCATGCTTTTGCGTTATTTCGTATTCTGTCTCATCGTTATCCGTCAAATATGCGGGGCGAAGTATCGTGTAAGCTAAGTCAGACGCTTCGATAACATCAGCGGCTTCCCGATAACTTGGCAAATAATGCGCGCCAAGTTGTTGCTGCGTCCACTCGCCGAATTTTCCTGGAACTTCGTCATAAATACCGAGTGACGAAATCCAAATCAAGCGTTTTACATGTGTTGCATGCATCGCCGTTACTATTTTGCTGGCTTGTTCAACAATATTATTGCCTGCCAAGCTTGCAAAAACCACGTCCTGATCAGTGAGCGCATTTTGTAACTCGGCTAAGTCGGTCACATCCCCCTCGACGACCTCAATTCGCTTCCCAGCCAAAGATTCCATCCGCGCAGCATCGCGTAAAAACAACCGCAAATGGGCTTGCGTCTGCGTTAACAATTTATCCTTTGTTAACTGCGCAATTTTCCCATGTGCCCCAAGTATTACTATATTTGTCATATTTTATTACCCCTATGGCTTAACAGTAAGCGTTCGCGTGCATATATACAATGGTTAGTCTAAAACTCGATGGTCTCGACAACGACAAAAAGGAGTAACCATTTTTTCAGGATTACTCCTTTTTCGTGGACAGCTATTCTTGTTTCAACTGATAAACAAACTTTTCATCTTCCAACACGGCAATCAGCCGAATTTGTTTTGGCTCATCGAACCAACCCAAATCAACGTTGACGCCTTTTTCACTAATTTCAATTGCGCGAATCGCATTATGAACAAATTTGTGAACATAGGTTGAAATATTACTTGATTCATCAATTTTTCCCACTGCTGCTTGCAAGGTATAGCCGGCATCCAAGTAATACTTGATACCAGTTACCCGCCCATACTGGGAAAAATGAAACACGCGCGCTTGTTGCTTGCCTTCGCGTTGCACCGATTCGATGTACCCTTGTTTTTCCCAATAGCGCAATTGCCGACTAGAAACGCCGGCCATTTCACTAAGTTCACCAATCCGAAAGTACATCTTATCGGAACTAAAAACTTGCTGCATAATCTTGCCGATTTCATCGTTATTAGTCATCATTCTTATCCCTGATTTGATCGCACTATTTAGGAAATTTTAGTACTGCAACTTTATTACCACCATGTAATTTTTTCTTTTGTTCAAATTAACGGAGTGTTGAAAATTACTTGGCGGGCGGAGCCTTTACACTGCGACTGGGGTGATATATGCGAAGCATGTATCGCCGCCAAGGATAAGCTGAGGAATCTTGGAAATTTATTTCCGTAGAGTCCCAGCTTATCCGAGTTGTTCAAGACCGCACTTTGGCTTGAACATGTGCTTCCAGCGCGGTGCGCCAAGTAATTTCCAATACGGAGTGGCAGCGAACAAATCAAAAACTAATTAAGCCACACTCTCAAACTGTGAATTATACAAGTCGGCATAGAAGCCCTTTTGCGCCAACAAGTCAGCGTGGTTACCAGATTCGATAATATCACCATCATTCATAACCAAAATCAAATCGGCATTTTTAATCGTTGACAGGCGGTGCGCAATCACAAATGAAGTCCGGTTGCTCATCAAGTGATCCATGGCGTTTTGAATCAATTCTTCCGTCCGCGTATCAACAGATGAAGTGGCTTCATCAAGGATTAGCATTGGTGCGTTCTTAACTAAAGCACGAGCAATCGTTAAGAGTTGGCGTTCACCGGCTGATAATTCGTCCGCTTCAATCACAGAATCATAGCCATTTGGTAACGTCTTGATGTAGTGGTCGACGCCGGCAGCTTCACAGGCAGCGATGACTTGTTCATCCGTGATGCCCTTTTGGTTGTAGATGATATTTTCCTTAACCGTACCTTCAAACAACCACGTGTCTTGGAGCACCATCGTGAATTGTTCGTGGACCGCTTCACGGGTTAAGTTTTCGAGCGGGACACCGTCAATTTTGATGGTGCCGGAATTGGTTTCGTAGAACTTCATCAATAAGTTAACCATCGTCGTCTTACCAGCACCAGTGGGTCCAACAATCGCCACCTTTTGACCAGATTCAGCCTTAGCGGAGAAGTCGTTGATGATGATTTTGTTTTCATCGTAACCGAAGCGTACGTGGTCAAATTCAACTGTACCAGTCGCGTTTTCGATGTGCTTCAATTGGTCAGTTTCCACTTCCAATTCTTTTTCAGCAAAGAAAGTGAAGACCCGTTCACTTGCGGCACCAGCGGATTGCAAGCTTGTCACCGCTTGGGCGATTTGCGTCAATGGTTGGGTGAAAATACGGATGTAGACCATGAAGGCAACAATCACACCAAATGAAATCTTGCCATCAATCGCTAAGACCGCACCAACCACACAGACCGCAGCATAACCGAAGTTACCGATGAATTGCATCAAGGGCATCATCAAGCCTGACAAGAATTGTGATTTCCACACACTATCGTAAAGACGGTCGTTAATGTCATCAAACTTGTTAATCATTTCTTTGTCGGCGTTGTAAACTTTCACGACATTGTGACCCGTGTAAATTTCTTCCACGAACCCGTTCACTTCACCCAAACCATTTTGTTGGTTGTTGAAGTATTTTTGGGACTTCGCCATAATCAACATCATCAAACCAAAGCCGATTACCGTTGACAGAATAGCCGTCAAAGTCATTTCTACGTTCGTCTTAAACATCATCACTAATGAACCGACAAACAACGTAATCGCTGACACTAATGAACCGACACTTTGATTCATTGCTTGTCCGATAGTGTCCACGTCATTGGTCACGCGTGAAAGCGTATCACCATATGGGTGCCCATCGAAATAGCGCAGTGGCAAGCGGTTAATTTTACTTGAAATGTCTTTACGCAAACGCTTGGAAACTTTTTGCGTTACAGTTGCCATGACAAATCCTTGCACATACGTCAAGAGCGCCCCGGCACCATATAAGCACGCTAGGAAGACCCCGATACGGCCAACTTTCGCCATATCGATTTTGCCCATCATACCTGCGGTGATTGTATCTGTAATCTTACTCAATTGGTCGGGGCCAATAATGGTAAAGTAACTACCAAGTGCTGCTGTTACCACCGCAAGAATCACGGGTACCAAATACGGCTTACAGTATACGGCTAAATCCGTCAGTGCTTTTTTAATATTCTTTGGCTTTTCACCTTTGCCACGGTTACGGCCGCCCATACCCATGCCACCGCCTCGAGAGGAAGTAGTCGTTTTCTTTTCTTCGCTCATTATGCTAATTCCTCCTTTGAAAGTTGTGAGTAAGCAATTTCTTGGTACACATCGTTATTGGCGAGGAGTTCCTTGTGCGTGCCAAGGCCAACTACCTTACCGCGATCGAGCACCACGATTTGGTCTGCATCCATGATCGTCCCAATTCGTTGCGCAACAATTAATTTGGTTGTGTCTTTGACTTCTCTCGTTAACGTATCACGTAAAGTTTTATCTGTGCGGTAATCAAGGGCTGAGAAGGAATCATCAAACACGAGGATTTCAGGTCGGCGCGCAATCGCTCGGGCAATCGCCAACCGTTGTTTTTGACCACCTGACAAGTTCAAACCACCTTGTGAAATTTCTGAATCAAGGCCATCCGGTAACTTCTTCACAAATTCAGATGCTTGCGCAATATCAAGCGCTTGCCAGATTTGTTCGTCGGTTAATGGTGCATGTCCAGTATCACCAAAGCTGATGTTACTGCGGATTGTGCCGTTAAACATCACAGGTTTTTGTGGGTTGAAACCAATTTTGTCGTGCAATGTTTCAATTGAGTAATCCTTCACATCGACACCATCCACTAACACTGAACCTTTGGTAGCGTCGTAATAGCGGGGAATTAAGTTGATTAACGTTGATTTACCAGCACCGGTTGAACCGATGAAAGCCACGGTTTGCCCCTTAGTTGCGGTAAAACTAACCCCTTCAATCACATCTTCAGAACCGTCCGCGTAACCAAACGCAACGTCCTTAAATTCAATTGTTCCTTCAACACCAGCTGTGCCGGCTGTTTTGGTACCGTCTTTTATTGAAGATTTAGTTTCAATAACTTCCATAATCCGTTTAGCAGAGACGCTGGCACGGGGAAGCATAATGAAAATCATCGTTAACATCATGAACGCCATCACAACTTGCATCGCATATGACGTGAAAACCACCATGTCAGAAAATAGTGACATCCGTGATTGGATACCGACCGCTGATTCAATCAAGCTGGCGCCAATCAAGTAAACGGCTAATGTTAAACCATTTGAAATCAAGCTCATCACTGGCATCATCACGGCCATCATCCGTTGAACGAATAAATTAGTCTTCGTGATATCGTCATTGGCTTTTTCAAATTTGTTCGTTTCGTAACCTTCCGCATTGTACGCGCGCACAACCCGAATCCCAGTTAGGTTTTCGCGGGTGACACTGTTCAAACGGTCGGTCAACTTTTGGATAATTTTGAACTTAGGCATTGCAAATGTAATGATAATGCCGATAACAACTAATAGGAAAACCACGGCCAAAGCAGTTGCCGTCGTCCATTCCCATGATTTGTTAGAAATCTTAGTAATTGCCCAAACGGCTGTAATTGGCGCCTTAATCACCAATTGGAGCCCCATGGCAACAATCATTTGCACTTGGGTAATATCGTTAGTTGAGCGCGTAATCAATGATGGTGTTGAAAACTTATTGATTTCGGCCATTGAGTATTCGGAAACTTGATAGTACACATCACGACGTAACTTCCGTGACAAGCCAGCGGCTACCCGAGCGGCGAAGAAGCCCACGATGACAGCGGCTAGCAAACTACCCAGCGCACAGAGCAACATGAAGCTCCCTTCCTTCAGGATTTCATGCAATGTTCCTTTGGTTTGGATCAACATCGTGATTTTTGACATGTAATCTGGCAATTTCAAATCCAGATAAACTTGGCTGACGATGAAAATCAAGCTGACTAAGACATAGCCCACTTCTTTCTTCGACATCCGTTTAAGTACTTTAAACATTCGTAATCTCCATTCTTTTTGTAAATGTTATTTATGCGCTAACTGGCATTGCCAACTATTTAGCGCAGATTATCCTTAATCTTTCTAAGCGTGGTGATGAATTGCTGCTTTTCATCGTCTGAAATATTCAATTCCATCGTTTCTTGCAAATTAATTTTTGCCTGCAACATTTTTTGGTAGACCGCATCGGCCTTGTCCGTGAGCATAATTCGTTTCAAACGAGCGTCGTAATCAACTGGTACACGCTGAATGTACTCTAGTTCTTCGAGACGCTGTAATAAATGAGTTGCCGTTGGGCGGCGAATTGAAAATTGGTCTTCGATGTCTCGTTGAAAAATTTCTTCGTCCTTGTGCTCGAATAAGTAGAGCAATGTCCAGATTTGCATCCCGTGCAAATTCGCTAGGTTCTGCTTATTAGCAGCCTCAATTCGGCGTTGCATGAGAATCATCAGCTCCCGAATTTCGAAGCCTAAATACGAGTCATCCATATCAATATCCTTTCCAAAAATATATGTTAGCATGCTAACATCTTTCATATTAAGATACCCTTTTATCGTTTTTGTGTCAACTTAGTTTACAAAGTTTTAATTCTATTCTACGTGGGATTGAATAAACTTGGCCACTGCGTGCCAGTAAATTACTTGGCGCACCACGCTGGAAGCAACGGGCTAAAATTTTTCTGGCGTGGAATTTGGATATATGTCTCAGATTGATTCCCACTACGAGGCTGGAACCAGTCTCTTCGTTAGTTTGCGTAGGCATTCTGACTAGTAATATGCCGTAATCCTTGTCGCTGCAGGTTTAGCGGTAATCATACATCTCATCACATTTTATAAATTCCACGTCAGACGAAATAGCACCGAATATATAGAACCAAAGTTTCCAGATACCAAAATAGGCGCGTTTCCACATATCCGCATATACGGAGGGAATCGCGCCTATTGTATAGAAGGAATGGAACGGACGAAGGCAGATACCATTCGCGGAACCCGCCTTTCGTCCCACTGCCAATCCTAAAATATTAATTTATTACTGCACTAATTGCGGCGTTTGCGGAATGTCACCAAACCGATAATTCCGACTAACACTGCACCTAAAACCGGTAATAAATAATCCGTCACCCGCCCAGACTTAGGCAATGAACCTGTTTGTGCCTGCGTTGTTTGCGAATTGTTATTTGGTTGTACACTGTTTTGTGATGTCGTTGTTGTACCTCCACCTTGAGTCCCGCTAGTACCACTTGGCTTATCATCACCAGAAATTGGTAAGTTAGTGGGGTTGTTAATTGGCTTATTGGCAGGCTTAGTACCGCCAGCGGGTCCTGGAATATTACCAGGCACTACTGGCTTGCCGGTAGGCTTGTCCGGTTTGGTATCCGTCGTGCCATTGTCGCCTGGTTGCCCTTGATTATTATTGTCATCGGGCAACGCCACCTTTTTAGCATAAATGAACTTGTAACTTCGCCCATTATTGTCACCAAATTTCATTTTCTGGCCTGCCAACTCAGTCGCAGTCATCCAATTGAAATCACTCGCTGA
This is a stretch of genomic DNA from Periweissella cryptocerci. It encodes these proteins:
- a CDS encoding ABC transporter ATP-binding protein; the protein is MGGRNRGKGEKPKNIKKALTDLAVYCKPYLVPVILAVVTAALGSYFTIIGPDQLSKITDTITAGMMGKIDMAKVGRIGVFLACLYGAGALLTYVQGFVMATVTQKVSKRLRKDISSKINRLPLRYFDGHPYGDTLSRVTNDVDTIGQAMNQSVGSLVSAITLFVGSLVMMFKTNVEMTLTAILSTVIGFGLMMLIMAKSQKYFNNQQNGLGEVNGFVEEIYTGHNVVKVYNADKEMINKFDDINDRLYDSVWKSQFLSGLMMPLMQFIGNFGYAAVCVVGAVLAIDGKISFGVIVAFMVYIRIFTQPLTQIAQAVTSLQSAGAASERVFTFFAEKELEVETDQLKHIENATGTVEFDHVRFGYDENKIIINDFSAKAESGQKVAIVGPTGAGKTTMVNLLMKFYETNSGTIKIDGVPLENLTREAVHEQFTMVLQDTWLFEGTVKENIIYNQKGITDEQVIAACEAAGVDHYIKTLPNGYDSVIEADELSAGERQLLTIARALVKNAPMLILDEATSSVDTRTEELIQNAMDHLMSNRTSFVIAHRLSTIKNADLILVMNDGDIIESGNHADLLAQKGFYADLYNSQFESVA
- a CDS encoding MerR family transcriptional regulator is translated as MMTNNDEIGKIMQQVFSSDKMYFRIGELSEMAGVSSRQLRYWEKQGYIESVQREGKQQARVFHFSQYGRVTGIKYYLDAGYTLQAAVGKIDESSNISTYVHKFVHNAIRAIEISEKGVNVDLGWFDEPKQIRLIAVLEDEKFVYQLKQE
- a CDS encoding NAD(P)-dependent alcohol dehydrogenase; translation: MAKELKNIEIPNITKDTLPATTRSAVLNKVFDIELKDTPLKAMKPTDVLVKIVAVGLCGSDVHYYDTGHIGDFVVKKPLILGHESSGVVVAVGDEVSKLKRGDRVAIEPGVPCGHCKNCRKGKYNLCPNMQFMATPPFDGDLSELIVYPQDFLFSLPDNISYEVATLNEPFSVGIHASEKLGINPGSTVLISGMGPVGLLAILAAKAFGATTIIVSDAEKLRLDTALKLGATDAINIKETSVLDSIMSLTDGEGVDFAIEASGNVGGEQTALAALSRGGSLAYIGVPTTDAVPLNVPFMTDHETTIYGIFRYANNYATGIKILAQNTELVETLLTDFYPLEETQAALEQTRTNKAGSLKVIVYPNEQLRK
- a CDS encoding transposase, translating into MDTVIKTYKKYRRGIIESFRVKASNGRIEGINRRIKQMKRTAYGYAKPANFFHRIRLQLLNKHVLTSQFTKLMTE
- the scrK gene encoding fructokinase ScrK; this encodes MLLGSVEAGGTKFVCAVGDEDYRVQTKTTFKTTSPEETLAKTIAFFAQFPELDALGIASFGPIEIRRNDPKYGYVTKTPKPNWSDTDFVGTISKAIKVPIAWTTDVNGSAYGEYTAATLFNEKNDSIVYYTVGTGVGAGIVVDGEFLGTTGHPEMGHVRVKRHPDDLTFAGICPYHGDCLEGLVAGPTFEARTGKKGQDVKSDDHVWDIMAYYLAQAALQATLTLRPDKIVFGGGVMSETFLAKVRTQFAELLNDYIEVKDLNEYLTLPVVKDNGSATMGNFALAMKELSK
- a CDS encoding ABC transporter ATP-binding protein — encoded protein: MFKVLKRMSKKEVGYVLVSLIFIVSQVYLDLKLPDYMSKITMLIQTKGTLHEILKEGSFMLLCALGSLLAAVIVGFFAARVAAGLSRKLRRDVYYQVSEYSMAEINKFSTPSLITRSTNDITQVQMIVAMGLQLVIKAPITAVWAITKISNKSWEWTTATALAVVFLLVVIGIIITFAMPKFKIIQKLTDRLNSVTRENLTGIRVVRAYNAEGYETNKFEKANDDITKTNLFVQRMMAVMMPVMSLISNGLTLAVYLIGASLIESAVGIQSRMSLFSDMVVFTSYAMQVVMAFMMLTMIFIMLPRASVSAKRIMEVIETKSSIKDGTKTAGTAGVEGTIEFKDVAFGYADGSEDVIEGVSFTATKGQTVAFIGSTGAGKSTLINLIPRYYDATKGSVLVDGVDVKDYSIETLHDKIGFNPQKPVMFNGTIRSNISFGDTGHAPLTDEQIWQALDIAQASEFVKKLPDGLDSEISQGGLNLSGGQKQRLAIARAIARRPEILVFDDSFSALDYRTDKTLRDTLTREVKDTTKLIVAQRIGTIMDADQIVVLDRGKVVGLGTHKELLANNDVYQEIAYSQLSKEELA
- a CDS encoding NAD(P)H-binding protein; this translates as MTNIVILGAHGKIAQLTKDKLLTQTQAHLRLFLRDAARMESLAGKRIEVVEGDVTDLAELQNALTDQDVVFASLAGNNIVEQASKIVTAMHATHVKRLIWISSLGIYDEVPGKFGEWTQQQLGAHYLPSYREAADVIEASDLAYTILRPAYLTDNDETEYEITQKHEAFKGTEVAREAVAMLVADLVNHPEQELGESIGVNKPNTDGDRPMWIK
- a CDS encoding transposase produces the protein MPTNNSILRATGLTDPNFNFHITDDGEFNYLTQNDKHDYATLNYAATLDVMPDVPYCAHSSLYRHSTNIPVHVLPSTNGLSSSPTSRQKNVISVNGCARTVCRPIHDFTGQSKITRPLLLQILDLARFDISAKLISYILKLSHTKIHKLLNATADRYRPNYEQQLPPVICIDEVQYMKNRYGFEMINGSNSDFIEIFPERTNAKVRGYLANFSLKNRKCVKLVVTDMNANYQTVVRRMFPNAQVVIDRFHTVQLAMKAVQSVRTGYQNTVDNRTRIYKILKSNWKLFLKPTSQKYDIFRIRAGSKALIIRFSPSTILDESIPNAQLGHCLRNLSAYFTAVNSRKEDEFVRANLKL
- a CDS encoding leucine-rich repeat protein, giving the protein MKPEEATQHHLTKKQLMHAGLATITVVGGMGATPLTLADEVLNDRTEEVQKDTSSTDTSSTIIDPLPNSELLPETAGVPTAETPNLDEETNFDTTNGNDTIESTSNKTVTNDNFAPSTTTKAEERKAKSFYNPEITGKTPYVFDRSYFTFSDDGKTLTGFSDKGSFTRQPTTEWDWDGNLVFGDDLSDVTTIGMGALSDRFGIKSINFENLTALTTIGADAFAEDLGLESINFGNLPNLTTIDYFAFASCHHLTTITVGALNPDLEIGENAFEGVDAGISDDYTLIDMGYLRTGGEIIPTDTTALNSAMKIRDTINYWAQNNYLDDVGYRYPADYTGTYTAENDWYINTKVNFTYLDENDQPITSGTDGSPVVGLADADVRVSDEYPVPTAPEIVGYTNGTADGGSVQTITSLNQTITYHYARAMAQPVTIFWVDTDGNQLDSETLTDVPSNELDLTPKVLVGYTFKAVHGTKVTAASSRAVTDFDWDDADETPVLPKLTYGENAGRNYKFVYAKVATDVNKPVTDSPSSTPKPSGSGEPHTGTTDKTPSTSSSATPDSPKTPSELPSSGGLPGSGGGTNTNNTTPSTGKTTTTGNKTILLNTPINRNIPAYITPSQTLPKSGKRTNYLIPALGTAILAGVVGLYVFGKKRKS